The [Eubacterium] siraeum genome contains a region encoding:
- a CDS encoding DUF4956 domain-containing protein, with translation MFDTVIQGIFSSTADITLGGFLIGVGSALVLGIAMAFMYMYKNKYTKSFVITLATLPAIVSIVIMMVSGSIGAGVAVAGTFSLVRFRSVPGTAKEIGSIFLAMAVGLACGMGYPLYALIFAVIMGVANIVLTAAPFGESKKNEFDRVLHITVPEDLEYAGIFDDIFVKYLSQYKMIQVKTTNLGSLNKLTYNITLGKAGCEKQMIDELRCRNGNLEINITSQSTDGREQL, from the coding sequence ATGTTTGATACGGTAATACAAGGAATTTTCAGCAGTACGGCTGATATAACACTGGGCGGCTTTCTTATCGGCGTAGGCTCGGCGCTGGTACTTGGAATAGCGATGGCTTTTATGTATATGTACAAAAACAAATACACAAAGAGCTTTGTTATCACTCTTGCCACACTTCCTGCGATAGTCAGCATAGTGATTATGATGGTGAGCGGTTCGATAGGCGCAGGCGTTGCGGTAGCGGGAACCTTTTCTCTTGTAAGATTCCGTTCTGTACCGGGTACGGCAAAGGAAATAGGCTCAATATTTCTTGCAATGGCGGTAGGACTTGCGTGCGGAATGGGCTATCCGCTGTACGCTCTTATCTTTGCGGTGATAATGGGAGTTGCAAACATAGTGCTTACCGCTGCCCCCTTCGGAGAATCAAAGAAAAACGAGTTTGACAGGGTACTGCATATAACCGTTCCGGAGGACCTTGAATATGCGGGAATATTTGACGATATATTTGTAAAGTACTTATCGCAGTACAAAATGATTCAGGTAAAAACAACGAATCTCGGCAGCCTCAACAAGCTGACCTATAACATCACGCTCGGCAAGGCAGGCTGTGAAAAGCAGATGATAGACGAGCTGAGATGCAGAAACGGCAATCTTGAAATAAACATAACTTCACAAAGTACAGACGGCAGGGAACAGCTCTGA
- a CDS encoding polyphosphate polymerase domain-containing protein, which translates to MDKSIFKRHELKYLVSAGQREFIESEFARYMIPDEHGESTICNIYYDTPDFRLIRRSLEKPVYKEKLRLRSYGTASKDEKVFLELKKKYKGIVYKRRISLNCDDAQEILENGERLPENSQIAKEINYFLDFYGDIFPAVYLCYDRTAYFGADDSDLRITFDRNIRWRTEDIDLKVEPYGEQILDRGYSLMEIKAAGSMPLWLAELLAQGGIKQTSFSKYGMAYMTMLRRSMGIRTKKVKSEVTVNV; encoded by the coding sequence ATGGATAAAAGCATTTTTAAACGTCACGAGCTTAAATATCTTGTGAGCGCTGGGCAAAGGGAGTTTATCGAAAGCGAATTCGCACGGTATATGATTCCCGACGAACACGGCGAAAGCACGATATGCAACATCTACTATGATACCCCTGACTTCAGGCTTATAAGAAGATCGCTTGAAAAGCCCGTTTACAAGGAGAAGCTAAGGCTTCGCAGCTACGGTACTGCGTCAAAGGATGAAAAGGTTTTTCTTGAGTTAAAGAAAAAATACAAGGGCATCGTCTACAAGCGCCGTATATCGCTCAACTGCGATGATGCGCAGGAGATTCTCGAAAACGGCGAAAGACTTCCCGAAAACAGCCAGATAGCAAAGGAGATCAACTATTTTCTTGACTTTTACGGTGACATTTTCCCTGCTGTCTATCTTTGCTACGACAGAACGGCATATTTCGGAGCGGACGATTCGGATTTAAGAATTACGTTTGACCGCAACATACGTTGGAGAACGGAAGATATTGACCTTAAAGTCGAGCCGTACGGTGAGCAGATTCTTGACAGAGGATATTCGCTGATGGAAATAAAAGCGGCAGGCTCGATGCCTTTATGGCTGGCAGAGCTTCTTGCACAGGGCGGTATAAAGCAGACATCGTTTTCAAAATACGGAATGGCATATATGACAATGCTCAGACGAAGCATGGGCATAAGAACGAAAAAAGTAAAAAGTGAGGTAACGGTAAATGTTTGA
- a CDS encoding VWA-like domain-containing protein, with product MLSRNTLAVNLRFLDNAINKLPLKTSIITETVATDGRYIFYDESYVLKSYKSGYNLTRAYLHMMLHCVFRHNIVGTLVDTLRWNLACDISAENIMNELDIKALSSPRQVRQGSIIDKIKTDCRFVTAEKIYDYLLRNVDDLQVYAWSELFAEDDHRIWYAKPPETEASTQIKSNPDSKDGNSRNSNDMNSDNGQSGNDTDNSNGSNRNGNAENPGNEDGTGNDMQMSAETASQLEKDWKEISEKMQIEIEAFSKEKGDTRGSFIQNLNAVNREKYDYTQFLKKFSVMGEAMRVNDDEFDYIFYTYGLKLYERMPLIEPLEYKEVKRIKEFVIAIDTSGSVSGELVQKFIQKTYNILKNEESFFTKINLHIIQCDTDIQEDRKITSQEEFDDYLAAMKLHGFGGTDFRPVFAYVDKLIQSKEFTNLKGLIYLTDGYGDFPAKKPPYETAFVFIDDEYNNPDVPPWAIKLVLPSDEI from the coding sequence ATGCTGTCCCGCAATACGCTTGCCGTAAATCTCAGATTTCTTGACAACGCAATTAATAAGCTGCCGCTCAAAACCTCGATCATCACCGAAACTGTTGCCACTGACGGCAGATACATTTTCTATGACGAAAGCTATGTGCTGAAAAGCTATAAATCCGGATATAATCTGACACGTGCATATCTTCACATGATGCTTCATTGCGTGTTCCGCCACAATATTGTCGGTACGCTTGTAGACACGCTCAGGTGGAATCTGGCGTGCGATATCTCCGCTGAGAATATCATGAATGAACTCGATATAAAGGCGCTTTCTTCGCCCCGACAAGTCAGACAGGGTAGTATTATCGACAAAATCAAAACGGATTGCCGGTTTGTCACCGCAGAGAAGATATATGACTATCTTCTGAGGAATGTTGACGATTTGCAGGTCTATGCCTGGTCGGAGCTGTTTGCGGAAGATGACCACAGAATCTGGTATGCAAAGCCGCCTGAAACAGAAGCTTCAACGCAGATCAAAAGCAATCCGGACAGCAAGGACGGCAACAGCCGGAACAGTAATGACATGAATTCTGATAACGGACAGTCGGGTAATGATACGGATAACAGCAATGGCAGCAACAGAAACGGTAACGCAGAAAATCCCGGAAATGAAGACGGAACGGGAAATGATATGCAGATGTCAGCTGAAACCGCCTCACAGCTTGAAAAGGACTGGAAAGAAATTTCGGAGAAAATGCAGATCGAAATAGAAGCGTTTTCAAAAGAAAAAGGCGATACAAGGGGCAGCTTCATTCAGAATCTGAACGCCGTCAACCGTGAGAAATACGACTATACGCAATTTCTGAAAAAATTCTCTGTAATGGGAGAAGCAATGCGTGTAAACGATGATGAGTTTGATTATATCTTCTACACCTACGGACTGAAATTATATGAGCGTATGCCGCTTATAGAACCGCTTGAATACAAGGAAGTAAAGCGAATAAAGGAATTTGTTATAGCGATCGATACATCGGGCTCGGTATCAGGCGAGCTTGTACAGAAATTCATTCAGAAGACGTACAATATCCTCAAAAACGAGGAAAGCTTTTTCACAAAGATAAATCTTCATATTATCCAGTGCGACACGGATATACAGGAGGACAGAAAGATAACCTCGCAGGAAGAGTTTGACGATTATCTTGCTGCAATGAAATTGCACGGATTCGGCGGTACGGATTTCCGCCCGGTATTCGCTTATGTTGATAAGCTGATACAAAGCAAAGAGTTTACAAATCTCAAGGGGCTTATATATCTTACAGACGGATACGGGGATTTTCCCGCAAAAAAACCGCCGTATGAAACGGCATTTGTATTCATAGACGATGAGTACAATAATCCCGATGTTCCGCCGTGGGCGATAAAGCTTGTTCTTCCGTCGGATGAGATCTAA
- a CDS encoding leucine-rich repeat protein, protein MAQFDIKDAVLKKCLLKEDETVITVPDGVTTIGKDALCGLQSVIAVTLPESLKVINDGAFYGCSSLTSVTLPGSVERLGSCAFAQCSALNTIYLDNKLTEIGNSAFWGCTSLESIDIPAGVTKIGYNLFGSCLSLISVSLPDTVTEIDERAFKECTSLACITLPDSLIKIGNMAFLNCHNLKSVNIPDRLESIGEKAFFMCENLHELEIPDGIASVGGDAFSDCVSVTVRSTISGKPLYKAVTATDGSSAYNFILRNIWDKGGFDFTAQDNYFPALQDENLQYAIAFSRLMYRVNLSAAAEEHYLDFLHNNAENAVRYCITQDSAELLGICKKNGLITAGNVTGLIEFADEQGNTSAAAFLLTVANSPEHDNFCDPLSSLEL, encoded by the coding sequence TTGGCACAATTTGATATAAAGGATGCTGTACTGAAAAAATGTCTGCTAAAAGAGGACGAAACTGTCATTACCGTGCCTGACGGTGTAACGACCATAGGCAAGGACGCCCTCTGCGGCTTACAGAGCGTTATTGCCGTTACGCTCCCGGAAAGTCTGAAAGTCATAAACGACGGCGCATTCTACGGCTGTTCATCGCTGACTTCTGTCACGTTGCCGGGCAGTGTTGAACGGCTCGGAAGCTGTGCTTTCGCCCAGTGCAGTGCACTCAATACAATATATCTTGATAACAAACTTACGGAAATCGGGAATTCTGCATTCTGGGGGTGCACAAGCCTTGAAAGTATTGACATTCCCGCAGGCGTTACTAAGATAGGATATAATCTTTTCGGCAGTTGCCTGTCGTTGATATCGGTATCTCTGCCCGATACAGTCACAGAGATTGATGAGCGAGCATTCAAAGAGTGTACAAGCCTTGCTTGTATCACTCTTCCCGACAGTTTGATTAAAATAGGAAATATGGCATTTCTGAACTGCCACAACCTGAAATCGGTAAATATTCCCGACAGGTTGGAAAGTATAGGAGAAAAGGCATTCTTTATGTGCGAAAACCTGCATGAACTTGAGATCCCGGACGGCATAGCTTCAGTCGGCGGCGACGCATTTTCCGATTGTGTAAGCGTTACTGTCAGAAGCACAATCAGCGGGAAACCGCTTTATAAAGCAGTTACGGCGACCGACGGATCATCGGCGTACAATTTTATATTGCGTAATATCTGGGACAAAGGCGGTTTTGACTTTACAGCGCAGGATAATTATTTCCCCGCTTTGCAGGACGAAAATCTTCAATATGCGATAGCGTTTTCACGTCTTATGTACAGAGTGAATCTCAGCGCCGCAGCAGAGGAGCATTACCTTGATTTTCTGCATAATAATGCGGAAAACGCCGTACGTTACTGTATTACGCAGGACAGTGCCGAGCTACTCGGAATATGCAAGAAAAACGGCTTGATCACCGCCGGGAATGTAACAGGGCTTATTGAATTTGCAGACGAGCAGGGTAATACCTCTGCCGCCGCATTTCTTCTGACGGTTGCAAACAGTCCGGAACACGACAATTTTTGCGACCCGCTGTCATCACTGGAACTATAA
- a CDS encoding VanZ family protein, with protein MFNWLRSIMNSGSVPGYFLQAVPITCVVGIIYVIIRVAIIKRNHLKVEWLKEIIRLLFSCYLTGLISLVVLPANFWLSFFDGIFLGWWDEMLPIFSFGEFNLVPSFIKALSGELTIGSWVKTMLIGNIAMFLPMGFFLPFVTEKINRKSIFIAATTVPFIIELLQMVFGRSFDIDDLICNFIGIAVGFFIGFAIKNTKQKSKLNVN; from the coding sequence ATGTTTAACTGGTTGAGATCAATAATGAACTCAGGCTCGGTGCCGGGTTATTTCTTACAAGCCGTACCAATAACCTGTGTTGTAGGAATCATATATGTGATCATTAGAGTAGCCATTATAAAAAGAAACCATCTTAAAGTTGAATGGTTGAAAGAAATAATTAGGCTGCTTTTCTCCTGTTATCTTACGGGATTAATCAGCCTTGTAGTGTTACCTGCAAACTTCTGGTTGAGCTTTTTTGACGGTATATTCTTAGGCTGGTGGGATGAGATGCTCCCGATTTTTAGCTTTGGCGAGTTCAATTTAGTACCATCATTCATAAAGGCATTATCGGGTGAGCTTACTATCGGCAGTTGGGTAAAAACAATGCTCATAGGGAACATTGCGATGTTTTTGCCAATGGGTTTCTTTCTTCCTTTTGTTACAGAAAAAATCAACAGAAAGAGTATTTTCATTGCGGCCACCACTGTTCCCTTTATTATAGAACTACTGCAGATGGTTTTTGGCAGGAGTTTTGACATCGACGATTTGATCTGTAATTTTATTGGCATAGCGGTAGGATTCTTCATTGGCTTTGCCATAAAAAACACCAAGCAGAAAAGCAAATTGAATGTGAACTGA
- a CDS encoding P27 family phage terminase small subunit codes for MKRRAKPGDYLSARQKNGVPLGADDIYRETWLWLKQRNCENLVNKRLIEAYAQAYARYIQCEEAISTYGLLGKHPTPKMSTALTNL; via the coding sequence TTGAAGCGGAGGGCGAAGCCCGGCGACTATCTGTCGGCTCGGCAGAAGAACGGAGTTCCGCTCGGCGCTGACGATATTTACCGTGAAACCTGGTTGTGGCTTAAACAACGTAATTGTGAGAACCTTGTAAACAAGCGGCTCATCGAAGCCTATGCGCAGGCATACGCAAGATACATTCAGTGCGAGGAAGCAATCAGCACTTACGGCTTGCTCGGAAAGCATCCGACCCCGAAGATGTCAACGGCTTTGACAAATTTATAG
- a CDS encoding metallophosphoesterase: MIIYCMSDIHGCLAEFEDALSLVLDDIEQGKAKLVLLGDYIHGGPDNRGVLDRIMRLRERFGSDRIIALLGNHDEWVVNGSSTISNNSVYARIEEWEDESDDDEYINWLSSLPLYYVEGNTIFVHAGIDEEAGDMWEWETSEDVFTSKYPAETGKIEGLDMKVVAGHVGTAEISGDRFFHDIYFDGESHYYIDGTVLDSGVIPILMVDTENDKYYQVTDSGKRLIEPY, from the coding sequence ATGATAATTTACTGTATGAGTGATATCCACGGTTGCCTTGCGGAATTTGAGGACGCACTTTCGCTTGTTCTTGATGATATAGAACAGGGCAAGGCGAAGCTCGTTCTTCTCGGCGATTATATTCACGGCGGTCCGGATAACCGTGGTGTTCTGGACAGGATAATGAGGCTCCGGGAACGTTTCGGTTCGGACAGAATTATTGCTCTGCTCGGCAACCACGATGAATGGGTAGTCAACGGATCGTCAACCATAAGCAACAATTCAGTATATGCCCGTATAGAAGAGTGGGAGGATGAGAGCGATGATGACGAGTATATCAATTGGCTTTCTTCCCTTCCGCTGTATTATGTGGAGGGAAACACGATTTTCGTTCACGCCGGTATTGATGAAGAAGCGGGTGATATGTGGGAATGGGAAACATCAGAAGATGTATTCACCTCAAAATATCCCGCTGAAACCGGCAAAATCGAGGGGCTTGATATGAAAGTAGTCGCAGGTCATGTCGGCACCGCCGAAATATCCGGCGACAGGTTCTTCCACGACATTTATTTCGATGGAGAATCTCACTATTACATAGACGGCACTGTTCTCGACAGCGGAGTTATTCCGATACTTATGGTAGATACGGAAAACGATAAGTATTATCAGGTGACAGACTCGGGAAAACGGCTGATTGAACCTTACTAA
- a CDS encoding carbohydrate-binding domain-containing protein: MKKKILAVTIATALIVSCFTSCDNNTSSDSQASQAESSTTVSSDSASSATDISSVSDSKTSDSGSDSDKQLTADDMFSDRDLSGDYSECTDITLSDSTASCSDSSVTVADGSVTITKAGTYKLSGTFTGQIIVNAGDSDKVQLVLDNASITKEESAALYIINADKVFITTVKGTENTLSSTGKFASSDDETNVDGAIFSKSDITFNGSGTLNVKCESKHGIVTKDDLKITGGTYNITSASQGLSGKDSVRIAGGIITVTSGTDGIHSENTDDTEKGYVYISGGTLNITSGNDCIDASGTVDIKDGTFTFKAGGGSSEKTTGDSTESYKGIKADGVLTISGGTFDIDTLDDAIHSNADVTVSGGTLDISTGDDGIHSGNNTVVSGGEINIAKCYEGLEGQTVTVSGGKVTLTSSDDGINAAGGDNQGVGGGFGPDSFSADSEAKITITGGEIHVNASGDGLDSNGDIEISGGTVYVYGPTSNGNGSLDYENNAVITGGTVIMAGSSGMAMNFGSESTQGSILASTGNASAGTAVKLTDSSGNVIAEFTPTVSFRTVVISTPDITSDGTYTLTVGDSTQEITMSGYIYGSGMGGGFGGGQHGGNGGFGGGNRPGGNNHGGFGGGNPPDMNGGQTATA, translated from the coding sequence ATGAAAAAGAAAATCTTAGCTGTAACAATTGCTACAGCGCTTATAGTTTCATGCTTTACATCGTGCGATAACAACACATCATCGGATTCGCAGGCATCACAGGCTGAAAGCAGTACGACCGTCAGCTCTGACAGTGCTTCTTCAGCCACAGATATAAGTTCGGTATCGGACAGTAAGACTTCGGACAGCGGTTCTGACAGCGATAAACAGCTTACAGCGGACGATATGTTCTCTGACCGTGATCTGTCGGGCGATTACTCGGAATGCACAGATATAACTCTCAGCGACAGTACGGCAAGCTGTTCAGACAGTTCTGTAACAGTTGCAGACGGCTCGGTCACAATAACCAAAGCCGGAACATATAAGCTCAGCGGAACATTCACGGGTCAGATAATCGTAAATGCCGGCGACAGCGATAAGGTACAGCTTGTGCTTGATAACGCAAGCATCACTAAAGAGGAAAGTGCGGCGCTTTATATTATAAATGCCGACAAGGTATTTATAACAACGGTAAAAGGAACAGAGAACACGCTTTCAAGCACGGGCAAATTTGCTTCATCAGATGATGAAACAAACGTTGACGGTGCGATATTCTCAAAATCGGATATAACCTTCAACGGCAGCGGTACTCTGAACGTAAAGTGCGAAAGCAAGCACGGCATTGTAACAAAGGACGACCTCAAGATAACGGGCGGAACATATAATATCACCTCCGCATCACAGGGCCTTTCGGGCAAGGACAGCGTAAGAATCGCAGGCGGTATTATTACCGTTACATCCGGAACGGACGGAATACACAGCGAAAACACAGACGATACCGAAAAGGGATATGTATATATTTCCGGCGGTACGCTGAACATCACAAGCGGCAATGACTGCATTGATGCATCGGGTACTGTTGACATAAAGGACGGAACATTCACCTTTAAGGCAGGAGGCGGTTCGTCCGAAAAGACAACAGGCGACAGCACCGAGTCATATAAGGGTATAAAGGCTGACGGTGTGCTGACAATATCGGGCGGTACGTTTGATATTGATACGCTTGACGATGCGATCCACAGCAACGCAGACGTTACGGTATCGGGCGGTACGCTTGACATAAGCACGGGCGACGACGGCATTCACTCCGGCAACAACACGGTTGTCAGCGGCGGCGAGATAAACATCGCAAAATGCTATGAAGGTCTTGAAGGTCAGACGGTAACGGTCAGCGGCGGCAAGGTAACACTTACGTCATCGGACGATGGAATCAATGCCGCAGGCGGCGACAATCAGGGCGTGGGCGGAGGCTTCGGCCCCGACTCATTCTCAGCCGACAGCGAAGCTAAAATCACCATAACAGGCGGTGAAATACACGTCAATGCAAGCGGCGACGGACTTGACTCGAACGGCGATATTGAAATATCGGGCGGTACGGTTTATGTATACGGTCCTACAAGCAATGGTAACGGCTCGCTTGATTATGAAAATAACGCTGTGATAACAGGCGGTACGGTAATTATGGCAGGCTCAAGCGGTATGGCTATGAACTTCGGCTCGGAGTCAACGCAAGGTTCGATACTTGCAAGCACAGGTAACGCAAGTGCAGGAACAGCTGTAAAGCTCACCGATTCAAGCGGAAACGTAATTGCAGAGTTTACACCCACTGTATCGTTCCGGACAGTTGTAATAAGCACTCCCGACATCACATCGGACGGAACATACACACTTACGGTAGGCGACAGCACGCAGGAGATCACCATGTCCGGCTACATCTACGGCAGCGGAATGGGCGGCGGCTTCGGCGGAGGTCAGCACGGAGGAAATGGCGGCTTTGGCGGAGGTAACCGTCCCGGCGGTAATAATCATGGCGGCTTTGGCGGAGGCAATCCTCCCGATATGAACGGCGGTCAGACAGCCACCGCATAA
- a CDS encoding endo alpha-1,4 polygalactosaminidase, whose translation MGVNLPYKFGDGTFFFRSKKEMTKILVLISVVIFFTACTVKTTEKLTDVRHPYGVFIGAEKEKLLSINNYDVLVIDAELLTAEDIDVIHQNGNNEIYSYLNIGSVEDFRSYYEEFLPFTIGEYKDWDNEKWIDVSSEKWQTHIVEAADELMDKGVSGLFVDNTDVYYAFHEQKIYNALLDIFNAFTEKGIKVIVNGGDVFISEVINNRSIPTCIKAVNQETVFTSINFDDKSFGENNWENREYFIEYLNVCKQNGMDVLLIEYGANDKLRKKVMDYCNKNDYVCYFADSLALD comes from the coding sequence ATGGGTGTAAATCTGCCTTATAAATTTGGAGATGGCACATTCTTTTTTAGGAGCAAAAAAGAAATGACTAAAATACTTGTTCTGATTTCTGTGGTGATTTTTTTTACAGCCTGTACGGTAAAGACAACGGAAAAGTTGACTGATGTAAGACATCCGTATGGTGTTTTTATCGGAGCAGAAAAGGAAAAACTGCTGTCGATAAACAACTATGACGTTCTTGTTATTGATGCAGAATTATTGACAGCTGAGGACATTGATGTAATACACCAAAACGGAAACAACGAGATATATTCCTATCTTAATATTGGTTCAGTAGAAGACTTTCGCAGCTATTACGAAGAATTTTTGCCTTTTACCATAGGCGAATACAAGGATTGGGATAATGAAAAGTGGATAGATGTATCATCAGAAAAATGGCAGACACACATCGTTGAAGCAGCGGATGAACTGATGGATAAGGGAGTTTCAGGACTATTTGTGGATAATACCGATGTTTACTATGCATTTCACGAGCAGAAAATATACAATGCATTACTAGATATTTTCAACGCTTTTACTGAAAAAGGAATAAAGGTAATTGTGAATGGTGGCGATGTGTTTATAAGTGAAGTAATAAATAATCGCTCTATCCCAACTTGCATAAAAGCGGTTAATCAGGAAACCGTATTTACATCAATAAATTTCGATGATAAATCCTTTGGCGAAAATAATTGGGAGAATAGAGAGTATTTTATTGAATATCTTAATGTCTGCAAACAAAACGGTATGGATGTTTTGCTTATTGAATATGGCGCAAACGATAAACTGAGGAAAAAGGTCATGGATTACTGCAATAAAAATGATTATGTATGCTATTTTGCTGACTCTTTGGCGCTTGATTGA
- a CDS encoding MATE family efflux transporter → MSKDEYLITDKPLKALTVFAMPMILGSFFQQIYNMADSIIVGQFVGSSTLAAVGACAALTNVFICVALGAGVGAGVLVSRYFGAREYGKMKTIVSTSLISFLLLSIVLGVFGFFFANSMMSGLQTPADILDDAVLYLRVYFVGFPFLFMYNILSTMFTSIGESKIPLGLLIFSSILNILMDLWMVAGLGLGVFGAAIATLIAQGISAVFSFLIFFARMKQYKSPFNRFDRQELYSMLRIAVPSVLQQSTVSIGMMIVQAVVNPFGTQALAGYAATMRVENVFSLIFVSIGNAVSPYVSQNLGAKKIDRIKKGYHAALVLNLCFAVIAFVTIEALHTQISSLFLGKDGTAFAYQVSGDYMRWLGYFFIFMGIKMATDGVLRGLGIMRPFLVANIVNLAIRLSVALICAPRFGIAFVWLAVPVGWLANFLISYVALRRSWPTDKMASIS, encoded by the coding sequence ATGTCGAAAGATGAGTATTTGATAACCGATAAGCCTCTCAAAGCGTTGACGGTTTTTGCAATGCCAATGATTCTTGGAAGTTTTTTTCAGCAAATATACAATATGGCCGACTCTATTATTGTCGGTCAGTTTGTTGGTTCTTCCACACTTGCAGCTGTCGGTGCATGTGCAGCATTGACCAATGTGTTCATTTGTGTGGCACTGGGAGCCGGTGTCGGAGCCGGTGTGCTTGTGAGCCGTTATTTCGGAGCCAGGGAGTATGGTAAAATGAAAACAATCGTGTCAACCTCCTTGATTAGCTTTTTGCTTCTAAGTATAGTCCTTGGTGTTTTTGGCTTTTTCTTCGCCAACTCGATGATGAGTGGACTGCAAACCCCTGCCGACATACTGGATGATGCAGTACTGTATCTGCGGGTCTATTTTGTGGGCTTTCCGTTTCTGTTTATGTATAACATTCTTTCTACCATGTTCACCTCAATCGGCGAATCCAAAATTCCGCTGGGACTGCTGATTTTTTCGTCCATCCTGAATATTTTAATGGATCTTTGGATGGTAGCCGGGCTAGGTCTCGGTGTGTTCGGTGCAGCTATTGCAACCCTGATTGCACAGGGAATTTCCGCAGTGTTTTCGTTTTTGATTTTCTTTGCACGGATGAAGCAATATAAAAGCCCCTTTAACAGGTTTGATCGGCAGGAGCTGTATTCCATGCTTCGCATTGCGGTGCCGTCGGTTTTACAGCAGTCCACAGTGTCCATCGGTATGATGATCGTGCAGGCAGTGGTAAATCCTTTCGGTACACAGGCACTCGCCGGGTATGCAGCAACGATGAGGGTGGAAAATGTTTTTTCATTGATCTTTGTATCCATCGGCAATGCGGTTTCGCCGTATGTTTCCCAGAATCTTGGTGCAAAGAAAATCGATCGAATCAAAAAAGGCTACCATGCTGCACTGGTGCTGAATCTGTGCTTTGCGGTCATTGCGTTTGTGACCATTGAAGCGCTGCATACGCAGATCTCCTCACTGTTCTTAGGAAAAGACGGAACGGCGTTTGCCTATCAGGTGTCCGGTGATTATATGAGGTGGCTTGGTTACTTTTTCATCTTCATGGGTATCAAGATGGCAACCGATGGAGTTCTTCGCGGTCTCGGAATTATGCGTCCGTTCCTCGTTGCAAACATAGTGAATCTTGCGATTCGTCTGTCCGTTGCCCTAATCTGTGCACCACGTTTCGGCATTGCCTTTGTCTGGCTTGCGGTACCGGTTGGCTGGCTTGCAAACTTTTTAATCTCCTATGTGGCTCTTAGGAGATCATGGCCGACTGATAAAATGGCATCCATTAGTTAA